In a single window of the Dysgonomonas mossii genome:
- a CDS encoding HAMP domain-containing sensor histidine kinase, whose amino-acid sequence MKIRTRIALRITAVITAVMFVFVALNYIVSTRVRMQEFYVDLKKEGAARTELFLKAKVIQKELDKIDVSIYDSNYKLLYTDADKISNRTQELTTILKEIFETKEDYTKNEGKFQTIGFIFTHQNVNYAVITSGHDNYGQIKMQKLVLYLLILSLVSLLAACALGYYLAKSVLKPVGTISDRMKDITANKLHLRLIGYNEKDEFGELAASFNKALDIIETSFESQKMFVSNVSHELRTPLATLIGEIDLSLLKERTAEEYRNTLINSRQDTSKLIKLLNGLLDLAKASYDENNMSMSPVKIDEALLEAVELVLKGNPEYDIKLIFNQGIMENTELSIIGNEYLLKTAFVNLMENNCKYSDNKTSTVEISLIDKRVILRFSDSGIGIPEDEIEHLFTPFFRGTNKKYVQGNGIGLALVKKVIVLHKGIINIHSVLDKGTTFTIEFTLN is encoded by the coding sequence ATGAAAATACGCACTAGGATAGCCCTTCGTATTACAGCTGTGATAACTGCTGTAATGTTTGTATTTGTTGCACTCAACTATATTGTATCCACTAGGGTAAGGATGCAGGAATTTTATGTAGATCTAAAAAAGGAAGGAGCTGCAAGAACCGAACTTTTTTTGAAAGCAAAAGTTATCCAGAAAGAATTAGATAAAATAGATGTCTCTATATATGATAGTAATTACAAGCTTCTTTATACCGACGCAGATAAAATTTCTAACAGAACACAAGAACTAACAACTATACTAAAAGAGATATTTGAGACAAAAGAAGACTATACGAAAAATGAAGGGAAATTCCAGACCATCGGATTTATCTTTACTCATCAGAATGTAAATTATGCAGTAATTACATCTGGACATGATAACTATGGACAGATCAAAATGCAAAAATTGGTTCTTTACCTTCTTATATTAAGCTTGGTTTCTTTACTTGCGGCATGTGCCCTCGGATACTATCTGGCAAAATCCGTTTTAAAACCGGTAGGAACTATTTCGGATAGAATGAAAGATATAACGGCTAATAAACTCCATTTGCGGCTGATAGGATATAATGAGAAAGATGAATTTGGAGAACTTGCAGCATCATTTAATAAAGCATTGGATATAATAGAGACATCCTTTGAGTCGCAGAAAATGTTTGTCAGCAATGTATCACATGAACTTCGTACACCTTTGGCAACACTTATAGGAGAAATAGATCTATCATTATTAAAAGAACGTACCGCAGAAGAATATAGAAATACTTTAATAAACTCGCGTCAGGATACAAGTAAACTGATAAAACTGCTTAATGGTTTACTCGATTTGGCAAAAGCCAGTTACGATGAAAACAATATGTCAATGAGTCCCGTAAAGATTGATGAAGCACTCTTAGAGGCAGTAGAATTAGTTTTAAAAGGAAATCCTGAATATGATATTAAGCTTATTTTCAATCAAGGCATTATGGAGAATACAGAACTATCTATTATTGGAAATGAGTATCTTTTAAAGACAGCCTTTGTTAATCTAATGGAGAATAATTGCAAATATTCGGATAATAAAACTTCTACTGTTGAAATCTCCCTTATTGACAAAAGAGTTATTTTGCGATTTTCAGATAGCGGTATAGGTATTCCCGAGGATGAGATAGAACATCTATTTACTCCGTTTTTCCGCGGAACTAACAAAAAATATGTACAGGGGAATGGTATCGGGTTAGCTTTGGTAAAAAAAGTAATAGTTCTGCATAAAGGCATAATAAATATTCATTCTGTTTTAGATAAAGGAACCACTTTTACGATTGAATTTACTCTGAACTAA
- a CDS encoding M20/M25/M40 family metallo-hydrolase, with translation MEAKKIIIFLLVIIAILSLVFIIRTITYKFGNTANGSSNKEAVNTKPSEKAIRRFAGGIRIPTISNETYNQTNFKPFDEFKEYLAQVYPEVYRVMETDTINTYGLVFHWKGKNSSLKPILFLSHYDVVPVIGYDLAMMDTSDTVLQINDNPIPPIQSISDKWDYPPFSGAVANGRIYGRGTLDMKVMLFSLMEGADNLIAEGFQPERDIWFAFGHDEEVSGRQGALKIADYFKQKGLRFDAVYDEGGIIASPGSAMEMIQKPMALVGIGEKGFLTLQLTVKGIGGHSSMPPAKSSLIYAAEIIEKLNENQFPARIISPIASFFDNIGNEMNFFARMAIANQWILKPLLLKTMEKTPASNALVRTTTAVTMAKGSDAPNVLSSESVVTVNFRILPRDSVADVIEHVKKICDGYDVNIEVISQREPSGISPIDVRGFEVIKEKIAQIYPEAIVTSYITIGGTDAYKYQIVSDHIYRLLPLELNQYEQRTIHNENEYISLENFGKVQWYFKEIMRTY, from the coding sequence ATGGAAGCAAAAAAAATTATCATTTTCTTATTGGTCATAATCGCTATTCTTAGCCTTGTTTTTATCATAAGAACTATTACGTATAAATTTGGAAATACGGCAAATGGTTCAAGTAATAAAGAAGCCGTAAACACGAAGCCTTCTGAAAAAGCGATTCGTCGTTTTGCAGGTGGAATACGAATTCCTACAATCAGTAATGAAACTTATAATCAGACAAACTTTAAACCATTTGATGAGTTTAAAGAATATCTAGCTCAGGTATATCCTGAAGTGTATAGAGTAATGGAAACCGACACCATAAATACATATGGCTTGGTGTTTCATTGGAAAGGAAAAAATAGTAGCCTGAAGCCTATACTATTTCTATCTCATTATGATGTGGTTCCTGTAATTGGCTATGATCTGGCAATGATGGATACAAGCGATACCGTTTTGCAGATAAATGACAACCCCATACCTCCTATTCAGTCTATTTCTGACAAATGGGATTATCCTCCATTTTCGGGCGCAGTAGCAAACGGACGCATATATGGGCGTGGTACACTCGACATGAAGGTTATGCTGTTTTCTCTCATGGAAGGTGCTGATAATCTGATAGCAGAAGGGTTTCAACCGGAAAGAGATATTTGGTTCGCTTTCGGTCACGATGAAGAAGTAAGTGGACGTCAAGGAGCTCTTAAAATTGCAGACTATTTTAAGCAAAAAGGATTAAGGTTCGATGCTGTTTACGATGAAGGTGGTATTATCGCAAGTCCGGGTTCAGCTATGGAGATGATTCAAAAGCCTATGGCTCTCGTAGGTATTGGCGAGAAAGGTTTCCTTACTTTACAACTAACAGTTAAAGGCATTGGCGGGCATTCTTCCATGCCTCCGGCTAAAAGTTCGTTGATATATGCAGCAGAGATAATAGAAAAACTAAATGAAAATCAATTTCCGGCACGTATAATTTCTCCGATAGCATCTTTTTTTGATAATATAGGCAATGAAATGAATTTCTTCGCTCGCATGGCAATAGCTAACCAATGGATACTGAAACCACTATTGTTAAAAACCATGGAGAAAACCCCGGCTTCGAATGCCCTGGTGCGAACAACAACTGCTGTTACAATGGCGAAGGGAAGTGATGCACCGAATGTATTGTCATCAGAATCAGTAGTAACTGTAAATTTCCGTATCCTACCCAGAGATTCAGTTGCCGACGTTATTGAGCATGTTAAAAAAATATGTGACGGTTACGATGTTAATATAGAAGTAATATCTCAACGCGAACCTTCGGGTATCTCACCTATAGACGTCAGAGGATTTGAAGTGATAAAAGAAAAAATAGCACAAATATATCCTGAAGCAATAGTAACGTCATACATTACCATAGGAGGAACTGATGCCTACAAATATCAGATTGTAAGTGATCATATCTACCGTCTTTTACCACTAGAACTAAATCAGTACGAACAGCGTACAATTCACAATGAGAATGAATACATCTCGCTCGAGAACTTCGGAAAAGTGCAATGGTATTTTAAAGAAATAATGAGGACTTATTAA
- a CDS encoding clostripain-related cysteine peptidase: MKTIIKIALIIFSGIFFVSCEKDENTSVVTSNKHVILLYLGGDNNLSSETYQKIEAIRQGWKGSADKKLLIYTDSADTTPSLIEIATENGQNIKKTIYNYNEENSASKETLSRVIKEVTSLYPSSSYGLIIFSHASGWLPQATLTSPRSIIMDKKHEMELVDFAQAIPDNTFEYIIFEACFMAGIEVAYELKEKTNYILASSAEIISPGFTAIYPNSINHLSGSLDGLKLFAKDAFSWFDNKTGYLHSATFSIIRTSELDRLAGWLKGNCDLSKQVDINIIQHFDRYSYSLFFDFEDYYSALLETDAQRNMLKSLISNCVLWKESTLSFMKDYNGFDIRKHSGLTVYIGQKQYSYLNTEYKNLKWYKASVNVELELE, translated from the coding sequence ATGAAGACAATAATAAAAATAGCTCTAATTATCTTTTCGGGGATATTCTTTGTATCCTGCGAGAAAGATGAGAACACTTCTGTTGTAACTTCTAACAAACATGTAATCCTTCTTTATTTGGGAGGCGATAACAATTTATCTTCTGAAACTTACCAGAAAATAGAGGCTATTAGGCAAGGGTGGAAAGGCAGTGCTGATAAAAAGTTGTTGATATATACGGATTCAGCCGATACGACCCCATCATTAATAGAAATAGCCACAGAGAATGGGCAAAACATAAAGAAAACAATCTATAATTACAACGAGGAGAATTCTGCAAGCAAAGAAACTTTGTCCCGTGTTATAAAAGAAGTGACAAGTCTTTATCCCTCTTCCTCATACGGTCTCATCATTTTCTCGCATGCTTCTGGCTGGTTACCTCAGGCTACATTAACAAGCCCAAGGTCTATCATTATGGATAAGAAGCATGAAATGGAACTGGTTGATTTTGCTCAGGCCATTCCTGATAATACGTTTGAATACATCATCTTTGAAGCTTGTTTCATGGCTGGTATAGAAGTCGCCTACGAATTAAAAGAAAAAACAAATTATATTTTGGCATCCTCAGCAGAGATCATATCTCCTGGCTTTACCGCAATTTATCCCAATAGTATAAATCATTTATCGGGTTCTTTAGATGGACTAAAACTGTTTGCAAAGGATGCTTTCTCTTGGTTTGATAATAAAACGGGGTATTTACATTCGGCGACATTTTCTATTATTAGAACGTCAGAACTTGATAGGCTGGCCGGATGGCTTAAAGGTAATTGCGACTTATCTAAGCAAGTTGATATAAATATAATTCAACACTTCGACAGATATTCTTATAGTCTATTCTTTGACTTTGAAGATTATTACAGTGCACTGCTTGAAACAGATGCACAGAGAAATATGTTAAAGAGTTTGATTTCCAATTGTGTTTTATGGAAGGAATCCACCTTATCCTTTATGAAGGATTATAACGGCTTTGATATAAGAAAACATTCGGGGTTGACGGTATATATAGGCCAAAAGCAATACTCTTATTTAAATACAGAATATAAGAACTTGAAATGGTATAAAGCTTCAGTTAATGTAGAATTAGAATTAGAATGA
- a CDS encoding HlyD family secretion protein yields the protein MDKNKKYIAIAFVVVLILVVVITTVGIISLGNKPEILQGQIEATEIRISGKIPGRIDKFYAEEGQNVMKGDTLVIINSPEFSAKYDQVSALGNVAIFENQKIEEGPRKQIVETVRQVWEKSKSDLELAKTTYNRIELLYKDSVVTVQRFDETVALYKAAQAAERAAYQEYQMAKDGARKQDRESSKSIVNAAKSTVKEIASLLEETKLIAPESGQIAVVYPKRGELVGPGTPIMSLVVLDDAYVVLNIREDLMPYFRMGGKFKGDVPSINQQGIEFEIYYVSPLGSYATWKSTKQSGSYDMRTFEIKARPREKVADLRPGMSVLVTMSK from the coding sequence ATGGATAAAAATAAAAAATATATAGCAATAGCATTTGTAGTGGTACTTATTTTAGTAGTTGTTATCACTACTGTTGGAATTATTTCTTTGGGAAACAAACCCGAAATACTACAAGGACAAATAGAGGCGACAGAGATCCGTATATCAGGAAAAATACCGGGACGTATCGATAAATTTTATGCAGAAGAAGGGCAAAATGTAATGAAAGGAGATACACTCGTAATTATAAACAGTCCCGAATTCTCAGCAAAATATGATCAGGTAAGTGCATTGGGTAATGTAGCGATCTTTGAAAATCAAAAAATAGAGGAAGGCCCCCGTAAGCAAATTGTAGAAACAGTACGTCAGGTATGGGAAAAGTCAAAGTCAGACCTCGAGTTGGCAAAAACTACTTACAACCGAATCGAACTGCTTTACAAAGATAGCGTAGTCACAGTGCAGCGTTTTGATGAAACAGTAGCATTATATAAAGCAGCACAAGCTGCTGAAAGGGCAGCCTACCAAGAATACCAAATGGCAAAGGACGGAGCGAGAAAACAAGACAGAGAAAGCTCAAAGTCTATAGTCAATGCCGCCAAAAGCACAGTAAAGGAGATTGCCTCCCTTTTAGAAGAGACAAAATTAATTGCGCCTGAATCAGGACAAATTGCGGTTGTTTACCCTAAGCGTGGAGAATTAGTGGGCCCCGGAACACCTATAATGTCACTCGTGGTACTTGACGATGCCTATGTAGTATTGAACATAAGGGAAGACCTCATGCCGTACTTCAGAATGGGAGGAAAATTCAAAGGAGATGTTCCATCTATCAATCAGCAAGGAATCGAATTCGAAATATATTATGTAAGCCCATTAGGGAGTTATGCTACATGGAAATCTACGAAACAGAGCGGCTCATATGATATGAGGACTTTTGAAATAAAAGCACGCCCAAGAGAGAAGGTTGCTGACCTTCGTCCGGGAATGTCGGTACTTGTAACAATGAGTAAATAA
- a CDS encoding ABC transporter permease: MRTAKINKAFFLVLKRELARITSRRLYFGVCIILPLFCIFFMNTIFGSGGMENIPIGIVDMDQTSTSRQISRTLSTIPTAKTIKYYSDPKEAREATVKKEIYAYVVIPKNLESDLLGKRDATIPYYIHYALLSVGVEMEAALETVLAEVSLAPMVGAGTAAGTDQDRIESVILPVSFEAHPLFNPSLDYSIYLTNPFFFVLLQIIIILVTMYVLGSEIKFKTADEWLKTADMNIFIAVTGKLLPYTIMYIIMAILGNFVMFNISNIPLSASFLFVNLVTALFIIATQAFGVFIFSLFPALSIIISVASMVGSLGATLSGVTFPVFAMPPAVYYSSFLFPIRHFIEINQNILYGNYGFAYSWQHIGILLIYVLLALLTLPRFKNATLSHKYQDIE; the protein is encoded by the coding sequence ATGAGAACAGCAAAAATAAACAAAGCATTCTTTCTTGTCCTCAAACGAGAACTGGCAAGAATAACATCACGAAGGCTATACTTTGGAGTATGTATTATTCTCCCTTTATTTTGTATATTCTTTATGAATACAATCTTTGGCTCGGGTGGTATGGAAAACATACCTATAGGCATTGTAGACATGGATCAGACTTCAACTTCGCGACAAATAAGCCGTACTCTGAGTACTATTCCTACTGCTAAAACCATAAAGTACTATTCCGATCCGAAAGAGGCAAGAGAAGCCACTGTAAAGAAGGAGATATATGCATATGTTGTTATTCCCAAGAATCTTGAATCTGATCTACTTGGTAAACGGGATGCTACTATCCCATATTATATTCATTATGCTCTTTTGAGTGTAGGTGTAGAAATGGAAGCCGCACTCGAAACTGTTCTGGCTGAAGTCTCTTTAGCTCCTATGGTAGGTGCAGGAACAGCTGCGGGAACAGATCAAGACAGAATCGAAAGCGTTATCTTACCTGTCAGTTTTGAGGCTCATCCTTTATTCAATCCGTCCTTAGACTATTCTATATATCTGACAAATCCATTCTTTTTTGTTCTGTTACAAATAATTATCATATTAGTTACAATGTATGTTTTAGGATCTGAAATTAAGTTTAAAACGGCTGATGAATGGCTCAAAACAGCTGATATGAATATTTTTATTGCAGTTACAGGCAAACTGCTACCTTATACGATTATGTATATTATTATGGCTATTTTAGGTAATTTCGTGATGTTCAATATATCGAATATACCCTTGAGTGCAAGCTTTCTTTTCGTCAATCTGGTCACTGCTTTATTTATTATTGCCACGCAAGCTTTCGGTGTATTTATATTTTCTCTTTTTCCGGCCTTAAGCATCATCATTAGTGTAGCATCAATGGTTGGTTCTTTAGGAGCTACTCTTTCAGGGGTGACATTCCCGGTTTTTGCTATGCCTCCTGCTGTTTATTATTCTTCGTTTCTTTTTCCAATAAGACATTTTATCGAGATCAACCAGAATATTTTATACGGCAACTATGGATTCGCTTATTCATGGCAACATATAGGTATCTTGCTTATATATGTTTTATTGGCTCTACTAACATTACCTCGTTTCAAAAACGCAACATTAAGTCATAAATATCAAGACATTGAATAA
- a CDS encoding response regulator transcription factor yields MKKILVVEDELRIAELLKKGLEEFGYIVTLAFDGEMGKRLVNNHIYDLIITDVILPHINGFELCKEIRAVQPEIPIIMLTALGTTDDKLDGFDSGADDYMVKPFDLRELNARINILLKRKNGVSATVKTDHLEYADIKLNLDNKTVTRGDREMKLTPKEFNLLQYMMLNPERVLSRTEISEKVWDTHFNTGTNFIDVYINYLRVKIDKGFDSKLIHTRPGLGFILKSEE; encoded by the coding sequence ATGAAAAAGATATTGGTAGTAGAAGATGAACTGAGGATTGCCGAACTTCTTAAAAAAGGGTTGGAAGAATTTGGCTATATTGTTACCTTGGCTTTTGATGGCGAAATGGGAAAACGCCTCGTAAATAATCATATATATGATCTAATAATTACAGATGTAATTCTACCGCATATCAATGGCTTCGAACTCTGTAAGGAGATAAGGGCAGTTCAGCCCGAAATTCCAATTATTATGCTTACGGCTTTAGGCACAACAGATGATAAACTAGATGGTTTTGATTCGGGTGCGGACGATTATATGGTAAAACCATTTGACTTGAGAGAGTTAAATGCTCGTATAAATATTTTGCTAAAAAGAAAAAATGGCGTATCGGCAACAGTTAAAACGGATCATTTAGAATATGCCGATATAAAATTAAATTTAGATAATAAAACCGTGACGAGAGGTGATCGAGAGATGAAACTTACACCCAAGGAGTTTAACTTGTTGCAATATATGATGCTCAATCCCGAACGTGTACTATCGCGAACTGAAATCTCTGAAAAAGTTTGGGATACTCATTTCAACACGGGCACTAATTTCATCGATGTTTATATAAATTACTTAAGGGTGAAGATTGATAAAGGGTTCGATTCGAAACTCATACACACACGTCCGGGATTAGGTTTTATACTAAAAAGTGAAGAATGA
- a CDS encoding ABC transporter permease: MKKQLNIISTYIIREFKTIATSYSILLVLIGGIFIYGLLYNYMYQPNLIRSAPVVVVDMSHSPLSREYTRLLEASPQVTIHSFSTDINSAEELMKKQETIGIIYIPQDFETRMGRGQQSVFLAMGNTSAFLNFASIQEATVGAMLELDARHRSDMIVFLPLTTLYTMSQSQTVNIVGSHLFNYTEGYGSYLIPAVLIVIIFQTLMMMIGMITGNERHEKSILYYEKNGLRFGNMALIILSKTFVYSMLYSVFAYFLIGLLPKIFSIPDIGNTGEIITLLIPFFLASCFFGFTCSIFYTDSESPILMVAFFSVGLVFLSGISYPLELMPWYWQAVHYIIPAPSGVLAYIKVNSMGASLADIKTEYITLWIQCFVYFITACLAYRYNIKKAKAESIIA, translated from the coding sequence ATGAAAAAACAATTGAACATAATATCAACATATATTATAAGAGAGTTTAAAACGATAGCTACCAGCTATTCTATCTTGTTGGTACTCATTGGAGGTATATTTATTTACGGGTTGTTATACAACTACATGTATCAGCCAAACCTTATTCGTAGTGCACCTGTAGTCGTTGTTGATATGTCTCACTCACCTTTGAGCCGTGAATATACAAGGTTGCTCGAAGCCTCTCCACAGGTAACGATACATAGCTTTTCTACAGATATTAACAGTGCGGAGGAATTGATGAAAAAGCAAGAAACGATAGGTATTATTTATATCCCACAGGATTTTGAGACAAGAATGGGACGTGGGCAACAATCAGTGTTTTTAGCAATGGGGAATACGAGTGCTTTTCTTAATTTTGCATCCATTCAGGAGGCTACGGTTGGTGCAATGCTTGAGCTTGATGCACGCCACCGCTCCGACATGATAGTTTTTCTTCCCTTAACAACACTTTATACAATGTCACAATCACAAACCGTAAACATCGTTGGTTCTCATTTGTTTAATTATACAGAAGGATATGGAAGTTACCTTATTCCTGCTGTGCTTATTGTTATCATATTTCAGACATTAATGATGATGATAGGTATGATAACAGGAAATGAGCGCCATGAAAAGTCTATTCTTTATTATGAAAAAAACGGTTTGAGATTTGGAAATATGGCTTTAATAATATTAAGCAAAACATTTGTTTACAGTATGCTTTATAGCGTATTTGCATACTTCCTGATAGGATTATTACCGAAAATATTCAGCATACCCGATATTGGCAATACTGGGGAAATCATAACGCTTTTGATCCCATTTTTCTTAGCATCTTGTTTCTTTGGATTTACATGTTCTATTTTCTATACCGATTCTGAAAGTCCTATTCTTATGGTAGCTTTCTTTTCTGTAGGGCTTGTTTTCCTTTCAGGAATATCTTACCCACTCGAATTAATGCCCTGGTATTGGCAAGCTGTACACTATATTATTCCCGCTCCTTCCGGCGTTTTGGCTTATATAAAAGTAAACTCGATGGGAGCCTCATTAGCTGATATCAAAACTGAATACATAACGCTTTGGATACAATGCTTCGTTTATTTTATCACTGCTTGCTTAGCATACAGGTATAATATTAAGAAGGCCAAAGCAGAATCGATTATTGCATAA
- a CDS encoding DUF5106 domain-containing protein, with translation MKILLWVIYPIVILLVLGLLFVTCIKKGSEQNKRMDQDKLGLTPKTFRMVAIPDALTQANERADYLLSHYWDNFDFADTTYIHLPEITEQAFVDYINIFPQVENEKVYSSITKMLEHSIRQDKTNKVYSYFLNLYKKYLYDANSPMRDDEYYIPVVECILKDTINDLTTKERAKFSLMMMQKNRKENVATNFTYTLQSGKQRTLHQIKSEYTLLMFYNPDCHACSETINYLKQSKIINTLLAERRLNIFAFYPDDDLSIWKKHLSDIPETWINSHDQKQEVKNKLLYDLKAIPSLYLLDKEKRVLLKDANAADIELFLKTKVSSSMIYDNDTSRF, from the coding sequence ATGAAAATTTTATTATGGGTTATCTATCCAATAGTCATTCTGTTAGTACTAGGGCTTCTATTTGTGACATGTATAAAAAAAGGGTCTGAACAAAATAAGAGAATGGATCAGGATAAACTCGGATTAACACCAAAAACATTCCGTATGGTGGCTATCCCTGACGCATTAACCCAAGCCAATGAAAGAGCTGATTATCTATTGTCTCATTATTGGGATAATTTCGATTTTGCCGACACCACCTATATTCATTTACCCGAGATTACAGAACAGGCATTTGTAGATTATATTAATATATTTCCTCAAGTAGAGAATGAAAAGGTCTACTCTTCGATAACGAAAATGTTAGAACATTCTATAAGGCAAGATAAGACGAACAAAGTATATTCATATTTTCTGAATTTGTATAAAAAGTATCTATACGATGCTAATTCACCGATGCGGGATGATGAATATTATATCCCCGTTGTTGAGTGCATACTTAAAGATACTATCAATGATCTGACAACAAAAGAACGCGCAAAGTTTTCCTTAATGATGATGCAAAAGAACCGTAAAGAAAATGTTGCGACAAATTTCACCTATACTCTTCAATCAGGGAAACAGAGAACACTACATCAGATAAAGTCTGAATATACTTTATTGATGTTTTACAACCCCGATTGTCATGCCTGCTCGGAGACGATTAATTACCTGAAACAATCAAAAATAATCAATACTCTTCTGGCAGAAAGGCGGTTGAATATTTTCGCATTTTATCCGGATGATGACTTGAGTATTTGGAAGAAGCATCTTTCGGATATTCCCGAAACTTGGATAAATAGTCATGACCAGAAACAAGAGGTGAAGAATAAGTTATTATATGATTTGAAGGCAATACCATCTCTTTATCTTTTAGATAAGGAAAAAAGAGTATTACTTAAAGACGCTAATGCTGCAGACATTGAACTCTTTCTAAAAACAAAGGTATCATCATCAATGATATATGATAATGATACCTCCCGATTTTGA
- a CDS encoding TolC family protein: MKLVYNTKRTFTRQVIITCIFLFLSVASLSAQERKRQISFEEAYQLMNRDNKTLKIANKEMEWAKNEQQRLNSFWYPQVMATGAYMHMVNDIEVKEPLSQFTNPTTDFIHSIDPNEQFISSILNNLGKSSFSVPILPQNMTSIDAIVTMPVFTGGKRIYAWKIGKLMVDIAEINKEKISADQQILLVEAYYGLRLGQRIVEVKKETYNALEHHFQNALKLEANGMINKAERLFFQVNRDEAKRELEIAVKDLEIVKNAFKTLTKIESKDKILTTTPMFINESMPEIIYFKNLILEKNHLVNGLMTQQYIQKNEVKIAKSAYLPNIELFGKQTLYSNGIPKNIAPRTMVGVGFSWNIFDGLGREKRIKQAKIKSVILETEKEKIVDDITLTVDKFYNQTQSALVNVSALKTTIEMSLELLRSRQRAFTEGMASSSEVIDAELILSKVRIATLMAYYQFDSGLINLLAVCGIPETFHQYSLSGKDESQILLK, translated from the coding sequence ATGAAGTTAGTTTATAATACCAAAAGAACTTTTACTCGCCAAGTCATCATCACTTGTATTTTCCTGTTTCTTTCAGTAGCTTCTTTATCAGCACAAGAGAGAAAAAGGCAGATAAGCTTTGAGGAGGCATATCAACTGATGAACAGAGACAATAAAACATTGAAGATTGCAAATAAAGAAATGGAATGGGCTAAAAATGAACAACAGCGGCTGAATTCTTTTTGGTATCCGCAAGTAATGGCAACCGGAGCATATATGCATATGGTGAATGATATAGAAGTGAAAGAACCATTATCTCAATTCACAAATCCGACTACAGATTTCATTCACTCTATTGATCCAAATGAACAGTTTATATCCTCTATCCTTAATAATTTAGGAAAAAGTTCTTTCAGTGTTCCTATTTTACCACAGAATATGACAAGTATTGATGCTATTGTTACTATGCCGGTTTTCACGGGTGGAAAACGAATATATGCCTGGAAAATAGGCAAATTAATGGTAGATATTGCTGAAATAAATAAAGAGAAAATAAGTGCAGATCAACAAATCCTTTTAGTTGAAGCTTATTATGGTTTGCGTCTAGGACAAAGAATAGTAGAAGTAAAAAAAGAAACATATAATGCACTGGAACATCATTTCCAAAATGCATTGAAACTCGAAGCCAACGGAATGATAAATAAAGCTGAAAGACTATTCTTTCAGGTAAACAGGGATGAGGCCAAGAGAGAACTTGAGATTGCAGTGAAAGATTTGGAAATAGTAAAAAATGCCTTTAAAACACTAACAAAAATAGAGTCAAAAGATAAGATCCTCACTACTACACCCATGTTCATTAACGAATCTATGCCGGAGATTATATATTTTAAGAATCTTATTCTAGAAAAAAACCATTTGGTGAATGGATTGATGACACAACAATACATTCAGAAAAACGAAGTAAAAATAGCTAAATCAGCCTATTTGCCGAATATAGAATTGTTCGGAAAACAAACGCTCTATTCGAATGGAATTCCTAAAAATATAGCCCCACGCACAATGGTAGGCGTTGGTTTCTCTTGGAATATATTCGACGGACTGGGTCGTGAGAAGAGAATAAAGCAAGCAAAAATAAAGAGCGTCATTTTAGAAACTGAGAAGGAAAAGATTGTAGACGATATAACTCTGACTGTAGATAAGTTTTATAATCAAACCCAATCAGCTTTGGTGAATGTGTCAGCTCTTAAAACCACAATAGAGATGAGTCTGGAGCTTTTACGTTCACGTCAAAGAGCATTTACCGAAGGCATGGCATCTTCATCCGAAGTAATTGACGCAGAGCTAATACTTTCAAAAGTACGTATAGCAACTCTAATGGCTTACTACCAGTTCGATTCGGGTCTGATAAATCTATTAGCAGTATGCGGAATACCTGAAACATTCCATCAATACAGCCTATCGGGTAAGGACGAAAGTCAGATTCTTTTAAAATAA